In [Leptolyngbya] sp. PCC 7376, a genomic segment contains:
- the pstC gene encoding phosphate ABC transporter permease subunit PstC — MSKLPRAIKQNRHPSLNADKILLWVLQGTGLVSGILVLLILLFLLRESFPIFQKYGLTVLFSDERWQPTAGQFNILPMILGTLWTTVGAIAVALPLGILSAIFCQFYAPKCLANWYRRLLELLAGIPSVVYGFWGLVVLVPLITKLQPPGTSLLAGIVILALMILPTVALIADASLGKVPTSYLRGAKALGISRWGMVWGVAVPAAKSGLVTAGILAAGRALGETMAVLMVCGNVVKVPISIFDPVRTLTANIALEMAYALGDHRAALFVSGLCLMVVVMLLILAADWVVSEEGVNG, encoded by the coding sequence ATGTCCAAACTGCCCAGAGCGATCAAGCAAAACCGCCATCCTAGTTTGAATGCCGACAAAATTTTGTTGTGGGTGTTGCAGGGGACTGGTCTTGTTTCAGGGATTTTGGTGCTCTTAATTCTTCTTTTTTTGCTGCGAGAATCATTTCCCATTTTCCAAAAATATGGGCTCACAGTTTTGTTCAGTGATGAGCGTTGGCAACCCACAGCCGGACAATTTAATATTTTGCCGATGATTCTTGGGACGCTCTGGACAACTGTTGGGGCGATCGCTGTTGCTTTGCCATTGGGGATTTTGTCCGCAATTTTTTGCCAATTCTATGCACCGAAATGTTTAGCGAATTGGTACCGTCGTCTATTGGAATTACTGGCTGGGATTCCGTCAGTGGTATACGGCTTTTGGGGATTGGTTGTGCTCGTGCCGCTCATCACAAAACTGCAACCACCGGGTACGAGTTTACTCGCTGGCATTGTGATTTTGGCGTTAATGATTTTGCCGACGGTGGCGCTAATTGCTGATGCAAGTTTAGGGAAAGTGCCGACCAGTTATCTGCGCGGTGCAAAAGCTTTGGGTATTTCACGATGGGGCATGGTCTGGGGCGTTGCTGTTCCTGCGGCAAAATCAGGTTTAGTGACAGCGGGAATTTTGGCGGCGGGTCGCGCTTTGGGAGAAACAATGGCAGTGCTCATGGTGTGCGGAAATGTGGTAAAAGTGCCCATCAGCATTTTCGATCCAGTGCGTACCCTCACCGCAAATATTGCCCTCGAAATGGCCTATGCTCTGGGTGATCATCGCGCGGCTTTATTTGTTAGTGGACTTTGTTTGATGGTGGTCGTGATGCTATTAATTCTGGCGGCTGATTGGGTTGTGTCGGAGGAGGGAGTCAATGGTTAG
- a CDS encoding response regulator transcription factor, translated as MHILYVEDEIKIAEFVQAGLKEQGFMVDYCDDGNDGYDRALHQKYDVIVLDIMVPGKDGLAILKGIRNAGNQTPVILLTARNELDDRLSGLNLGADDYIAKPFFVEELVARIHAVIRRVSGDRQNILIVEPLKLDRLAREVMCNDKAVELTSREFNFLEYLMRSPGRVFTRTQILEHVWGYDFNPNTNIVDVCVQRIRKKLDKVNGKGCIESVRGVGYRFRKPETAA; from the coding sequence ATGCATATTCTTTATGTCGAAGATGAAATAAAAATTGCGGAATTTGTTCAGGCAGGTCTAAAAGAACAAGGTTTCATGGTGGACTATTGCGATGATGGCAATGATGGATATGATCGGGCGCTCCACCAAAAATATGACGTAATCGTTTTAGATATTATGGTGCCGGGAAAGGATGGGCTGGCGATTCTCAAAGGGATTCGGAATGCGGGAAATCAAACGCCTGTTATTTTGCTCACAGCGCGGAATGAACTAGACGATCGCCTGAGTGGTTTAAATCTCGGGGCGGACGACTATATTGCAAAACCATTTTTTGTGGAAGAGTTGGTTGCCCGTATCCATGCAGTCATTCGGCGGGTGTCGGGCGATCGCCAAAATATATTGATTGTCGAGCCGTTGAAATTAGACCGCTTGGCACGGGAAGTAATGTGCAATGACAAAGCGGTGGAGCTCACCTCGCGGGAATTTAATTTTTTAGAGTATTTAATGCGATCGCCGGGGCGAGTATTTACCAGAACACAAATTTTGGAACATGTTTGGGGGTATGACTTTAATCCCAACACCAATATTGTGGATGTCTGCGTCCAACGCATCAGAAAAAAACTCGACAAAGTTAATGGCAAAGGTTGCATTGAAAGTGTGCGGGGCGTCGGATATCGCTTCCGTAAGCCTGAGACTGCCGCTTAA
- a CDS encoding phosphate ABC transporter substrate-binding protein, which translates to MSWFGKAFLMAGLGLTLVACGQSDNAQQEKLVLTGSSTVAPLANELGKKFEAANPGIRVDVQTGGSSRGFSDAAEGLNDLGMVSRDLKPEEKTAFQDWAIAKDGLAMIVHADNPLDALEDDEVAAIFLDAENNWQNLGGNDGQITVVNKAEGRSTLELFLKHFELDNAEIQSDVVIGDNQQGIKTVAGNPNAIGYVSIGAAEQEIAAGTPIKLLAMNGITASTENIQNGTFPLARTLNLVSKDVPVSLAQDFIEFARSPEAYDVVKAQSLVPLDVQTAQSDQAKPPS; encoded by the coding sequence ATGAGCTGGTTTGGCAAAGCTTTTTTAATGGCAGGTTTAGGCTTGACCCTTGTTGCCTGCGGTCAGTCGGATAATGCGCAGCAAGAAAAATTAGTGCTCACAGGTTCGAGTACGGTTGCTCCCCTTGCCAATGAATTGGGCAAAAAGTTTGAAGCGGCAAATCCCGGCATTCGCGTCGATGTACAAACCGGTGGATCTTCCCGAGGATTTTCTGATGCTGCCGAAGGATTAAATGATTTGGGGATGGTTTCCCGCGATCTCAAACCAGAGGAAAAAACAGCGTTTCAGGATTGGGCGATCGCCAAAGACGGTTTAGCGATGATCGTCCATGCCGACAATCCTCTTGATGCTTTAGAAGATGACGAAGTGGCGGCGATTTTCCTTGATGCAGAAAATAACTGGCAAAATTTGGGTGGTAACGACGGTCAAATTACCGTGGTCAATAAAGCTGAAGGACGTTCGACACTCGAATTATTTTTAAAGCATTTTGAGCTGGATAATGCAGAGATTCAGTCAGACGTGGTGATTGGTGATAATCAACAGGGCATTAAAACGGTTGCCGGAAATCCTAATGCTATTGGCTATGTCTCTATCGGTGCGGCGGAACAGGAAATTGCAGCGGGTACACCGATTAAACTTCTCGCGATGAATGGCATTACAGCCTCTACCGAGAATATTCAGAATGGCACTTTCCCCCTTGCCCGCACCCTCAATTTGGTGAGCAAAGATGTACCTGTTTCCCTAGCCCAAGACTTTATCGAATTTGCGCGATCGCCCGAAGCCTATGACGTGGTTAAAGCCCAAAGCCTTGTCCCGTTGGATGTCCAAACTGCCCAGAGCGATCAAGCAAAACCGCCATCCTAG
- the pstB gene encoding phosphate ABC transporter ATP-binding protein PstB, producing MPMTTLQPSSKLSRRPVSMRTERLSLRYGEKMAFQDISLEIPAQQITAIVGPSGSGKSSFLNCLNRLSDLTAGCQVTGKAYLAGQNIFDPKLDVIALRRRVGMLFQQPNPFPFSIYKNLAFPLREHGCKDRTEIDHRIESSLKAVGLWDEVKDCLKRSALRLSGGQQQRLCLARTLALKPEVILMDEPCSALDPISTQVIEDLIRELGDRHTIVIVTHNLAQARRIAHQTALFWTQENCGKLIEVAPTAQFFEQPKNPLTQAYVSGLQG from the coding sequence ATGCCGATGACCACTCTACAGCCCTCTTCCAAACTTTCTCGCCGTCCTGTGTCCATGCGCACGGAGCGACTCAGTTTACGGTATGGCGAAAAAATGGCGTTCCAAGATATTTCTCTCGAAATTCCTGCCCAACAAATTACGGCGATCGTCGGGCCATCGGGATCGGGGAAAAGTAGTTTTCTAAATTGTCTAAATCGATTAAGTGATTTAACTGCTGGCTGTCAGGTGACGGGCAAAGCTTATCTCGCAGGTCAAAATATTTTTGATCCGAAACTCGATGTCATTGCGCTGCGCCGTCGAGTGGGAATGCTGTTTCAACAACCGAATCCTTTTCCTTTTTCTATCTATAAAAATCTTGCATTTCCCCTGCGAGAACATGGGTGCAAAGATCGTACCGAAATTGACCATCGAATCGAATCTAGTCTAAAAGCTGTGGGACTTTGGGATGAAGTAAAAGATTGTCTCAAACGTAGTGCGTTGAGATTATCCGGCGGGCAGCAACAGCGACTTTGTTTAGCGCGTACCCTTGCCCTTAAACCCGAAGTGATTTTAATGGATGAGCCTTGCAGCGCCCTCGATCCAATATCTACTCAAGTGATTGAGGATTTGATTCGAGAGTTGGGCGATCGCCACACCATTGTTATCGTTACCCACAACCTCGCCCAAGCAAGACGTATTGCCCACCAAACAGCGCTTTTTTGGACACAAGAAAATTGTGGCAAGCTGATCGAAGTTGCTCCAACAGCACAATTTTTTGAGCAACCCAAAAACCCACTAACTCAGGCTTATGTCAGTGGGTTACAAGGCTAA
- a CDS encoding VWD domain-containing protein → MSLLSYLQQRWRFLRWALLFFLSACLILFSAAPSPGQTLVNEGDFCEINTDSMDDVQQGRSYGDPHINTFDGFHYSFQTLGEYILTKSDDGSFEVQTRQERVPERDNLSLNTAVAMNVCGDRLAIYVDGDDAKVWLNGSPLAMNGSAVALDNNGEVQRQGSGDYGIIWPSGDQVRVKSITVAGSRFLNIMPLIRTEHRRDVIGLLGNFNRDPDDDLMSRDGTVIPAKSTYSVATNMLDRALPSVIPVRQLESAYFENLYRQFGDSWRVRQGESLFDYLPGQSMATFTNFDFPSSFFTLNQASPVQVRDALDTCQAAGVEDELLDGCVFDVAATGQTSFAQAALNAVTDTLARELQNRLVDEVQKVIPSFPFF, encoded by the coding sequence ATGTCTTTACTTTCCTACTTGCAACAGCGCTGGCGTTTCCTTCGCTGGGCGTTACTTTTCTTTCTTAGTGCTTGTCTTATCCTCTTTTCCGCTGCGCCGAGTCCTGGCCAAACCTTGGTAAATGAAGGCGACTTTTGCGAAATCAATACCGACTCGATGGATGATGTTCAGCAAGGTCGTAGCTACGGTGACCCCCACATCAACACCTTTGACGGCTTCCATTACAGCTTTCAAACTCTAGGAGAATATATTCTCACTAAATCTGATGACGGCAGCTTCGAGGTGCAAACTCGCCAAGAGCGGGTTCCTGAGCGCGATAATCTTTCTCTGAATACGGCTGTGGCTATGAATGTCTGCGGCGATCGCCTCGCGATTTACGTCGATGGTGACGATGCAAAGGTTTGGCTGAATGGTTCCCCACTAGCAATGAACGGCTCGGCAGTTGCCCTCGACAACAACGGCGAAGTACAACGACAGGGCAGTGGTGACTACGGCATTATTTGGCCTAGTGGCGACCAAGTACGCGTTAAAAGTATCACGGTAGCGGGCAGTCGTTTTCTCAACATTATGCCCCTCATTCGCACAGAGCATCGCCGTGATGTGATTGGTTTACTCGGTAATTTCAATCGAGATCCTGACGACGATTTGATGAGTCGCGATGGCACTGTTATTCCAGCAAAATCTACTTACAGCGTGGCAACCAATATGTTGGATCGAGCGCTACCGTCAGTCATTCCTGTGCGTCAGTTAGAGAGCGCTTATTTCGAAAATCTCTACCGTCAATTTGGTGATAGCTGGCGTGTCCGCCAAGGTGAATCCCTATTCGATTACTTGCCGGGTCAGTCGATGGCCACATTTACGAATTTCGATTTCCCATCGTCATTTTTCACGCTCAATCAAGCTTCTCCAGTGCAAGTGCGTGATGCTCTCGATACTTGTCAGGCAGCAGGTGTGGAAGATGAATTGCTGGATGGTTGTGTATTTGATGTGGCAGCAACTGGACAAACTAGCTTTGCCCAAGCAGCTCTCAATGCGGTAACTGATACTCTCGCACGAGAACTACAAAACCGTTTGGTAGATGAAGTTCAGAAAGTAATTCCAAGCTTTCCTTTCTTCTAG
- the pstA gene encoding phosphate ABC transporter permease PstA, whose amino-acid sequence MVSQRLGDRLFSFLIWLIPLGITSLFLWIIGDIFWHGLGQINWQFLTAAPIDSGRDGGIAPIILSTAYILIICMGVSLPLGVGTALLLAEFCDASSRFGRLVRRSLDILAGVPSIVFGLFGNALFVKVFGFGFSILAGGLTLACMVLPLLIRSTEEGLRAVPRTYRLSSASLGISHTKTLWHLVLPAAIPGLVVGFTLGLGRVIAETAALIFTSGYVDRMPTSLLDSGRSLSIHIYDLAMNISNGNANAYGTASILILLLLLINGSTSLLGNYWMRRHLKF is encoded by the coding sequence ATGGTTAGTCAGCGATTGGGCGATCGCCTATTTTCTTTTCTTATTTGGTTAATCCCTCTAGGCATTACAAGTCTTTTCTTGTGGATTATTGGCGATATCTTTTGGCATGGTTTAGGACAAATTAACTGGCAATTTTTGACTGCTGCACCCATTGATTCCGGCCGTGATGGCGGGATTGCACCGATTATTCTTTCTACTGCCTACATCCTCATAATTTGTATGGGTGTGTCGTTACCGTTGGGAGTGGGTACAGCTTTGTTGTTGGCCGAATTTTGTGATGCTTCCTCTCGTTTTGGACGGCTAGTTCGCCGGAGTTTGGATATTTTGGCAGGAGTTCCTTCGATTGTGTTTGGGCTATTTGGAAATGCACTTTTCGTCAAAGTTTTTGGGTTTGGCTTTTCGATTTTAGCGGGAGGATTAACCCTCGCTTGTATGGTTTTACCTCTACTCATCCGCTCGACAGAAGAAGGGTTACGCGCTGTACCGCGCACCTACCGTCTCAGCTCTGCTTCTCTCGGCATTTCCCACACGAAAACTCTTTGGCATTTAGTTTTACCCGCTGCAATTCCCGGTTTAGTTGTTGGTTTTACCCTCGGGCTCGGACGGGTGATCGCCGAAACAGCTGCCTTGATTTTCACCAGTGGCTATGTGGATCGAATGCCGACATCTTTGCTAGATTCGGGTCGAAGTCTGTCAATTCATATTTATGATTTGGCGATGAATATTTCCAATGGCAACGCCAATGCCTACGGCACTGCGAGTATTCTGATTTTGCTACTTTTACTGATTAATGGCAGCACAAGTTTGCTGGGAAATTACTGGATGCGCCGCCACCTCAAATTTTGA